One Sporomusaceae bacterium ACPt DNA window includes the following coding sequences:
- a CDS encoding Putative hydro-lyase → MGNLSYMDPKDVRNLIRQNNLVRPTAGIAQGYTQANLAILPKELAYDFLLFAQRNPKPCPILDVTEVGSPEPKMVATGADLRYDIPKYRVYKKGQLHEEVLDLEKYWTKDLVAFLLGCSFSFETALLKNQIPVRHIEENCNVPMYITNIECRPAGVFSGPIVVSMRPIPEEMVVRAVQVTSRFPAVHGAPVHIGSPSSIGIKDISKPDFGDPVTINPGEVPVFWACGVTPQAVAMKVKPDLMITHAPGHMFICDIRDEDLSAF, encoded by the coding sequence ATGGGGAACTTATCCTATATGGACCCAAAAGATGTGAGAAATTTGATTCGGCAAAACAATCTGGTAAGACCAACTGCTGGCATAGCACAGGGCTATACTCAGGCCAACTTAGCCATTTTACCCAAAGAGTTGGCATATGATTTTTTACTGTTTGCTCAACGCAATCCTAAACCATGCCCTATTCTTGATGTTACAGAGGTAGGGTCGCCCGAGCCTAAGATGGTAGCGACAGGGGCTGACTTGCGGTACGATATACCGAAGTATCGGGTGTACAAAAAAGGCCAACTGCACGAAGAAGTTCTTGATTTAGAAAAGTATTGGACTAAAGACTTGGTTGCTTTTTTATTAGGCTGTAGTTTTTCATTTGAGACAGCCTTGCTAAAAAACCAAATACCTGTGAGGCATATCGAGGAGAACTGCAATGTTCCGATGTACATAACAAATATTGAATGTCGTCCGGCTGGAGTATTTTCCGGTCCGATTGTTGTCAGCATGCGACCTATTCCTGAAGAAATGGTTGTGCGCGCCGTGCAGGTAACGTCGAGGTTTCCGGCTGTCCATGGGGCTCCTGTACATATAGGGTCTCCTAGCAGCATCGGCATTAAAGATATAAGTAAACCCGATTTTGGTGATCCGGTGACGATTAATCCGGGAGAAGTACCTGTTTTTTGGGCTTGTGGAGTTACTCCTCAGGCGGTAGCGATGAAAGTAAAACCTGACTTGATGATTACTCATGCTCCCGGGCATATGTTTATCTGTGATATTCGTGATGAAGACTTATCAGCATTTTAA
- the yjhB gene encoding Putative metabolite transport protein YjhB, with amino-acid sequence MDPVRVTEIPEAGVASKSWWREVTRKEWNALAAGFFGYALDAFDVMVYAFALTTLLKEWNLNPVEAGFLATVTLFSSAIGGIGAGAVADKLGRKKGIMATILLFSIFTGLSGLTQNLVQLAIARTILGLGMGGQWTAGVLLISETWSGKHRGKAIGIMQSGWAFGYVMAAIAAMFVLPLWGWRTLFIIGIIPGIFLLIWLALAVEETEMWKKAREEKKSTKLDFFQIFRADLIRYTIVITFASTFLMFAYWGLFTWMPGYLSTPVEKGGAGLSVLKSSGFMIPSMLGAWVGYVTFGFFADKFGRRPVFASYLAVAAVLVYVYGTVRDANTILLLGPLVGMFGSGAFSGFGAFCSECFPTRARGLGVGFTYNVGRMLSAVSPMVIGYFAGIYGMGSALGLTSLAYLLAGATIFLIPESKGKELE; translated from the coding sequence ATGGATCCAGTGAGAGTTACAGAGATCCCGGAGGCTGGGGTGGCTTCAAAATCTTGGTGGCGGGAAGTTACCCGCAAGGAATGGAATGCACTTGCGGCTGGTTTTTTTGGTTATGCACTTGATGCATTTGACGTCATGGTGTATGCTTTTGCATTAACCACCCTACTGAAAGAATGGAACTTAAATCCTGTTGAAGCCGGTTTTCTGGCCACAGTCACCTTGTTCTCTTCCGCGATCGGTGGCATAGGAGCTGGCGCGGTTGCCGATAAACTTGGCCGTAAAAAAGGGATTATGGCGACAATTCTTTTATTTTCAATTTTCACAGGACTTAGCGGTCTGACCCAAAATCTTGTACAGTTGGCGATAGCCCGTACAATTTTAGGGTTGGGTATGGGCGGACAGTGGACGGCCGGTGTACTTTTGATATCTGAGACATGGTCTGGAAAACATCGTGGTAAAGCCATTGGGATTATGCAGAGTGGATGGGCCTTTGGCTATGTAATGGCTGCAATTGCGGCCATGTTTGTCCTTCCGCTTTGGGGCTGGCGGACACTCTTTATTATAGGCATTATTCCAGGAATATTTTTGCTCATCTGGCTTGCCTTGGCTGTTGAAGAAACTGAGATGTGGAAGAAAGCGCGCGAAGAAAAGAAGAGTACAAAACTCGACTTCTTTCAAATATTCCGTGCCGACCTTATTCGCTATACAATCGTTATCACATTTGCAAGTACGTTCTTGATGTTCGCGTATTGGGGCCTGTTTACCTGGATGCCGGGATATTTGAGCACACCTGTTGAAAAGGGTGGAGCAGGACTAAGTGTGCTAAAATCCTCCGGGTTTATGATTCCCTCAATGCTTGGTGCTTGGGTAGGTTATGTGACATTCGGTTTCTTTGCCGACAAGTTTGGCCGTCGCCCCGTCTTTGCGTCCTATCTGGCTGTTGCCGCAGTCTTAGTATATGTTTATGGTACTGTTCGTGACGCAAATACCATCCTGTTGCTAGGACCACTTGTCGGTATGTTTGGCTCAGGCGCATTTAGCGGTTTTGGTGCATTTTGTTCTGAGTGCTTTCCTACCAGGGCAAGAGGTTTGGGGGTTGGTTTTACCTATAATGTTGGTCGCATGCTGAGTGCGGTTTCCCCGATGGTTATAGGTTATTTTGCAGGAATTTATGGTATGGGATCGGCACTGGGTCTTACTTCTCTCGCTTATTTGCTTGCTGGAGCAACTATCTTCCTTATCCCTGAATCAAAAGGAAAGGAACTGGAATAA
- the pxpA_1 gene encoding 5-oxoprolinase subunit A — protein MRIDLNCDMGESFGVYTLGHDEAAMPYVTSINVACGFHASDPSNILKTIKKAKQYNLAIGAHPSFPDLVGFGRRALAASKDEIYADVVYQIGALIGMCKSEGLTLQHVKAHGALYNMAEKDINVAAAIAEAIRRVDPTLYMVCSCGSVMVQAAQAAGVKYVEEAFADRAYTKDGTLVPRRQSGAVIHNTQEVADRVLNLIKTGNVKAIDGSEVVLKAQTICVHGDTPGAVDMIKEIRAKLIQEGITVSPFGK, from the coding sequence ATGCGGATTGATTTGAATTGTGATATGGGAGAAAGTTTTGGGGTTTACACTCTTGGGCATGACGAGGCAGCAATGCCTTATGTCACATCCATTAATGTAGCGTGTGGTTTTCATGCATCTGACCCTAGTAATATATTAAAAACCATCAAGAAAGCTAAGCAATATAACTTGGCTATCGGGGCGCATCCTTCCTTTCCTGACTTAGTTGGGTTTGGTCGACGGGCTTTAGCGGCATCAAAAGATGAGATATACGCAGATGTAGTTTATCAAATTGGTGCTTTGATAGGAATGTGTAAATCAGAGGGGCTTACTTTGCAGCATGTTAAGGCTCATGGAGCGTTATATAACATGGCGGAAAAAGATATTAATGTAGCTGCGGCCATTGCTGAGGCGATAAGAAGAGTAGACCCGACTCTTTATATGGTTTGTTCCTGTGGTTCCGTAATGGTCCAGGCAGCTCAAGCCGCAGGTGTTAAATATGTTGAAGAAGCCTTCGCCGACCGTGCTTATACTAAGGACGGCACGCTTGTTCCCCGAAGGCAGTCAGGGGCGGTAATACACAATACGCAAGAAGTTGCCGACAGGGTGCTGAATCTTATTAAGACAGGTAATGTTAAGGCCATAGACGGGTCAGAAGTGGTACTAAAAGCACAGACCATTTGTGTACATGGCGATACTCCGGGAGCAGTTGATATGATCAAAGAAATTAGAGCTAAACTAATTCAAGAAGGGATTACAGTTAGCCCGTTTGGCAAGTAA
- the yfmS_2 gene encoding Putative sensory transducer protein YfmS, whose amino-acid sequence MQRHSGEEILRMFTEMAPYINQIMAEDIGVSVIKDRVYTAYVPGRFFDLGIKPGEAAKGQISEECMRTGTQVTSMISRDNSVFGIPYLACGFPVKEGDQVIGCIVTTQTITNQEKINTIASELAASSEEFTAGMEELAAGARELSVTSSQLEELSKDLANTIRQTDEIVNFIKKISNQTNLLGLNAAIEAARVGEAGRGFSVVAEEVRKLAAESSDSVKGIYIALKKTQDSIAAMNEKVMRIDETVYAQERSINEMAKASQGLAVMAGDLSSISETMLYSNDTLKLQYEGGRKNG is encoded by the coding sequence ATGCAACGGCATTCTGGGGAAGAAATTCTAAGGATGTTTACAGAAATGGCTCCGTATATTAATCAAATCATGGCCGAGGATATAGGTGTTTCGGTAATTAAAGACCGCGTCTATACTGCCTATGTGCCGGGGCGGTTTTTTGACCTGGGAATAAAGCCTGGGGAGGCTGCTAAAGGACAAATCAGCGAAGAGTGCATGAGGACTGGAACTCAAGTAACCAGTATGATTTCTCGTGATAATTCGGTATTTGGAATACCCTACCTGGCATGCGGCTTTCCAGTGAAGGAAGGAGATCAGGTCATTGGCTGTATCGTAACGACCCAGACGATAACCAACCAGGAAAAAATCAATACAATAGCCAGTGAATTAGCTGCTTCTTCTGAGGAGTTCACCGCCGGAATGGAAGAACTAGCGGCAGGGGCACGTGAGTTATCAGTAACTAGCAGTCAGTTGGAAGAATTAAGTAAAGATTTGGCTAACACTATCCGACAAACTGACGAAATTGTAAATTTCATTAAAAAGATCTCAAACCAAACGAACCTCCTTGGGCTTAACGCTGCGATTGAAGCTGCCAGGGTAGGCGAGGCCGGCAGGGGCTTTAGCGTAGTGGCAGAAGAAGTGCGCAAATTAGCAGCGGAAAGTTCAGATTCAGTTAAGGGTATCTATATTGCGCTAAAAAAAACTCAGGACTCTATAGCTGCGATGAATGAAAAGGTGATGCGAATAGATGAGACAGTATACGCCCAGGAAAGGTCAATCAATGAGATGGCAAAGGCGAGTCAAGGGCTTGCAGTTATGGCAGGGGATCTATCGTCTATTTCTGAGACTATGTTGTATAGTAATGACACACTAAAACTTCAGTACGAAGGAGGAAGAAAAAATGGTTGA
- the bhbA_1 gene encoding Methylmalonyl-CoA mutase, giving the protein MVDESIKQKMAEYTGKVEKALAKFPERKNLPHNRLYTPLDIEGTDYERDIGFPGQYPFTRGVQPTMYRGRFWTMRMYAGFSTAEESNKRYRYLLESGGTGLSCAFDLPTQIGYDSDDPISEGEVGKVGVAIDSLADMEILFDGIDLGKVSTSMTINAPASVLLAMYIAVAEKQGVSPDKLNGTIQNDILKEYAARGTYIFPPKPSMRLITNIFEYCSKNVPNWNTISISGYHIREAGSTATQEIAFTIADGIAYVDAAIKAGLNVDDFAGRLSFFWNAHNNVLEEVAKFRASRRIWAKVMKERFGATNPKSWMLRVHTQTAGSMLTAQQPDNNIIRVALQTAAAVLGGTQSLHTNSKDEALALPTEDSVRIALRTQQIVAYESGLADVVDPLAGSYYIEALTNQIEKEAWEYIKKIDDMGGAVVAIEKGYIQREIQESAYKWQMEVENKQRIIVGVNQFQIEEKPVEGLLRVDASVGELQKKKLAELRARRDNAAVKDKLAALEAGCKDESVNLMPLILDAVKAYATLGEICGVMRKVFGEYEAHVSL; this is encoded by the coding sequence ATGGTTGACGAATCAATAAAACAAAAAATGGCTGAGTACACCGGCAAGGTGGAAAAGGCATTAGCAAAATTCCCAGAACGCAAAAATCTCCCTCACAACAGGCTCTACACCCCGCTTGATATTGAGGGTACTGATTATGAAAGAGATATTGGTTTTCCGGGACAATATCCGTTCACTCGCGGTGTGCAGCCGACTATGTACCGTGGCCGTTTCTGGACTATGCGTATGTATGCCGGTTTTTCAACTGCTGAAGAGTCCAATAAGCGTTACCGCTACCTGCTAGAGTCGGGTGGCACAGGTTTGTCCTGCGCTTTCGACTTGCCGACCCAGATCGGTTATGATTCAGATGATCCCATTTCTGAGGGCGAAGTAGGTAAAGTAGGCGTGGCAATCGACTCTTTAGCTGATATGGAAATCCTGTTTGACGGCATTGACCTGGGAAAAGTATCAACTTCCATGACCATCAATGCTCCGGCTTCCGTACTTTTGGCCATGTACATTGCGGTTGCCGAGAAGCAAGGCGTAAGCCCTGACAAGCTTAACGGCACCATCCAAAATGATATTCTTAAAGAATATGCTGCGCGTGGTACTTATATATTCCCGCCTAAGCCTTCCATGCGGCTTATTACTAATATCTTCGAATATTGCTCGAAAAATGTTCCTAACTGGAATACTATTTCGATCTCCGGCTACCATATCCGTGAAGCCGGCTCGACCGCTACTCAGGAGATCGCCTTTACCATCGCCGACGGTATTGCTTATGTAGATGCTGCAATTAAAGCCGGCCTTAACGTCGACGATTTTGCGGGACGTTTGTCCTTCTTCTGGAACGCCCATAATAATGTGCTTGAAGAAGTTGCCAAGTTCCGTGCTTCCCGCCGCATATGGGCTAAAGTGATGAAAGAGCGTTTTGGTGCTACCAACCCCAAGTCCTGGATGCTGCGCGTACATACTCAGACTGCCGGTTCCATGCTTACCGCCCAGCAGCCTGACAACAATATTATTCGCGTTGCTCTCCAGACGGCGGCGGCAGTACTTGGCGGTACCCAGTCACTCCACACCAACTCCAAAGACGAGGCGTTGGCGCTGCCAACCGAAGATTCGGTACGTATCGCGCTCCGCACCCAGCAAATCGTGGCTTACGAAAGCGGTTTGGCTGATGTTGTTGACCCGCTGGCCGGTTCCTACTATATTGAAGCCCTTACCAATCAAATCGAAAAAGAAGCTTGGGAATACATCAAGAAAATTGACGACATGGGCGGTGCTGTTGTGGCCATCGAAAAAGGCTATATTCAGCGCGAAATTCAAGAAAGCGCCTACAAATGGCAGATGGAAGTGGAAAACAAACAACGCATTATTGTTGGTGTCAACCAGTTTCAAATTGAAGAAAAACCGGTCGAAGGTCTGCTGCGCGTCGACGCGTCTGTCGGCGAACTGCAAAAGAAAAAGCTGGCTGAACTGCGTGCCCGCCGCGATAACGCAGCTGTTAAAGATAAACTTGCTGCGCTTGAAGCCGGTTGTAAAGATGAGAGCGTCAATCTTATGCCGCTTATTCTTGATGCCGTTAAGGCCTATGCAACTCTTGGAGAAATTTGTGGCGTAATGCGTAAAGTATTCGGTGAATACGAAGCACATGTAAGCTTATAA
- the scpA_1 gene encoding Methylmalonyl-CoA mutase — translation MEKRIRVLVAKPGLDGHDRGAKVVARALRDAGFEVIYTGLRQTPEQIVEAALQEDVNVVAMSLLSGAHNHLFPRVVDLCKQKGLNDVLIIGGGVIPDADIPGLKAAGVAEVFTPGTPTSSIIEFIKTNVK, via the coding sequence ATGGAAAAACGTATTAGAGTATTGGTAGCAAAGCCTGGCCTGGACGGTCATGACCGCGGCGCCAAAGTCGTAGCCCGCGCTCTCCGTGACGCCGGTTTTGAAGTAATTTATACCGGTCTCCGGCAGACTCCGGAGCAAATTGTTGAAGCAGCTCTGCAAGAAGACGTAAATGTAGTGGCTATGAGCCTGTTATCCGGCGCTCATAACCACCTCTTCCCCCGTGTTGTCGACTTGTGTAAGCAAAAAGGCTTAAATGATGTGCTGATTATCGGCGGCGGTGTTATTCCTGATGCTGACATTCCTGGCCTCAAAGCCGCCGGTGTTGCCGAAGTATTTACTCCTGGCACCCCGACCAGCAGCATTATTGAATTTATCAAAACTAACGTAAAATAA